A section of the Neisseria dumasiana genome encodes:
- a CDS encoding IS3 family transposase, translated as MNCTPKGRERRQSCETVQKLRAKHLLKYLLHSAGIPKSSFHYPIGKPDPDAAAKTAVGEVYRQYKGRYGQRRIAAVLSWNKKKARRIMGLLGLKAKVRSKRTCRPQAIGEAAANILNREFSAVKSRDKWLTDVTEFKCTDGKLYLSPILDVFNREIVAYSLSRRANGDMVTQMLDNAFGRLKGATPLLHSDQGVLYRTCAYRAKLAENGIVQSMSRKGNCWDNGRWKVSSAH; from the coding sequence GTGAACTGCACCCCAAAAGGAAGAGAACGCCGCCAAAGCTGCGAAACCGTTCAAAAGTTGAGGGCGAAACACCTGCTGAAATATCTGCTGCATAGTGCCGGCATCCCCAAAAGCAGTTTCCATTACCCTATCGGCAAACCCGACCCCGATGCTGCGGCCAAAACCGCAGTGGGCGAAGTATACCGCCAATACAAAGGCCGCTACGGCCAACGGCGGATTGCCGCCGTATTGTCGTGGAACAAAAAGAAAGCCAGGCGCATTATGGGTTTATTGGGGTTGAAAGCCAAAGTCCGCAGCAAAAGAACCTGCCGCCCGCAGGCCATAGGGGAGGCTGCGGCAAACATTCTCAATCGTGAATTCAGTGCCGTCAAATCGCGAGATAAGTGGTTGACCGATGTGACCGAGTTTAAATGCACAGACGGCAAACTGTACTTATCGCCGATATTGGATGTGTTCAATCGCGAGATTGTGGCTTATTCTTTAAGCCGCAGAGCAAACGGTGACATGGTAACGCAAATGCTGGATAACGCATTCGGCCGTCTGAAAGGGGCAACACCGCTGCTGCATTCCGACCAAGGCGTACTGTATCGCACCTGTGCTTATCGGGCGAAATTGGCTGAGAACGGGATTGTGCAAAGTATGTCGCGCAAAGGCAACTGCTGGGACAATGGCCGATGGAAAGTTTCTTCGGCACATTGA
- a CDS encoding IS30 family transposase, producing MSYTQLTQDERYHIQYLSRHHSISEIAKRLNRHKSTISREIKRHCPQGQQYSAEKAQQQSRLTKQRKRKPYKLHSQLIQHIATLIRRKLSPEQVCAYLHKHHQITLHHSTVYNYLRDDKSNGGTLWQHLRICSKSYRKRYGSTWSRGKVPDRIGIENRPAIVDEKSRIGDWEADTIVGKDQKSALLTLVERVTRYTIICKLKNFKAQDTANAVIRALRAHKDRVHTITMDNGKEFYRHTRIAKALAAETYFCRPYRSWEKALNENTNGLIRQYFPKQTDFRNISEREIRRVQDELNHRPRKTLGYETPSVLFLNLFQPLLPECCT from the coding sequence ATGAGCTACACACAACTGACCCAAGACGAACGATACCACATCCAATACCTGTCCCGCCACCACAGCATCAGCGAAATCGCCAAACGGCTTAACCGCCATAAAAGCACCATCAGCCGCGAAATCAAACGGCACTGCCCGCAAGGGCAGCAATACAGTGCCGAAAAAGCCCAACAGCAAAGCCGGCTTACCAAGCAGCGCAAAAGAAAGCCCTATAAGCTCCATTCGCAGCTGATCCAACACATCGCTACCCTCATCCGCCGCAAACTCAGCCCCGAGCAAGTGTGCGCCTATTTGCACAAACACCACCAAATCACACTCCACCACAGCACCGTCTATAACTATCTGCGCGACGACAAAAGCAACGGCGGCACTTTGTGGCAGCATCTCAGAATATGCAGCAAATCCTACCGTAAACGCTACGGCAGCACATGGAGCAGAGGCAAAGTACCCGACCGCATAGGCATTGAAAACCGACCCGCCATCGTCGACGAAAAATCCCGTATAGGCGACTGGGAAGCCGACACCATCGTCGGCAAAGATCAGAAAAGCGCATTATTGACACTGGTCGAACGGGTTACCCGCTACACCATTATCTGCAAATTGAAGAACTTCAAAGCCCAAGATACGGCCAATGCCGTCATTCGGGCGCTGAGGGCGCATAAAGACAGGGTGCACACCATCACCATGGATAACGGCAAGGAATTCTACCGCCACACCCGAATAGCCAAAGCATTGGCGGCTGAAACCTATTTCTGCCGTCCTTACCGTTCTTGGGAAAAGGCGCTGAATGAAAACACCAACGGACTCATCCGCCAATACTTCCCCAAACAAACGGATTTCCGCAACATTAGTGAGCGGGAAATACGTAGGGTTCAGGATGAGCTGAACCACCGGCCAAGAAAAACACTTGGCTATGAAACGCCAAGTGTTCTATTCTTGAATCTGTTCCAACCACTACTGCCTGAGTGTTGCACTTGA
- a CDS encoding DUF2169 domain-containing protein yields the protein MRDPAEKAAPEGFGFMPRYFAQRAKHTGTADAQWIENRAPLLPEDFSMAYWNGAHPSLQLPHLKPNHIYELGFTGMVHSFQAPNQHFTVELPVETVFVHAYTAANQSLCKDMVLDTVFVDVEKRRINCNYRTSFAEELEIASCQLRFIARHERGDQIAAAQACRDSQTEFIPIPPSLTAHA from the coding sequence GTGCGCGATCCTGCCGAAAAAGCCGCCCCCGAAGGCTTCGGCTTTATGCCGCGCTACTTCGCCCAACGCGCCAAACATACCGGCACCGCCGACGCCCAATGGATTGAAAACCGCGCCCCGCTGCTGCCTGAAGATTTTTCTATGGCGTATTGGAACGGCGCGCATCCCTCGCTGCAACTGCCCCATCTGAAACCCAATCATATTTATGAACTCGGTTTCACCGGCATGGTGCATTCCTTCCAAGCGCCCAACCAGCACTTTACCGTCGAACTGCCGGTAGAAACCGTGTTCGTCCATGCCTATACCGCGGCCAATCAGTCTTTGTGCAAAGATATGGTGCTGGATACCGTGTTTGTGGATGTGGAAAAACGGCGGATTAACTGTAACTACCGAACCTCTTTTGCGGAAGAGCTGGAAATCGCCTCGTGCCAACTCAGGTTTATCGCGCGGCACGAACGGGGAGACCAAATCGCAGCCGCCCAAGCCTGCCGCGATTCGCAAACCGAATTTATCCCCATACCGCCATCACTAACGGCACACGCATAA
- a CDS encoding DUF6531 domain-containing protein, whose translation MAINKIARKSSKFRVVFMVPDFCWPPPPAPPQVPPIPFPLFADLGGAKTVAKDVKINRKPAFVFKASKTNRTYGDEIALPGRKGVLSRTATKPAWPIMHSSSVKIRKRYIVRAGDMFHMNNKYKKKLPPKPCISCKAAAAVGRPVNPIHGLKFLENETDFAFEGLMPLVWNRSYYSDQDGTGWLGEGWSIPGSRRIIRDAAGLAYIDDQGRLFPLPEVDEDDEEPVLFESEQIWFSKNSDGHYVIASLNGSVSLRFAPLAVSEDDPNGDNCAELPLVAVEDANGNHQRFIYHPLTGLPQYIIDGNGRVFYLHFGNVADENSPKLRLLSVSLLDALPAVGAAAQVGAALVRYEYSSSGDLLRVIGRDGVVKRSFTYQNNLMVSHTDAAGLTAYYEYSHYTPTGKVLRNWTSLGEEWRFTYHDGYTEVTDVLGRTEQYHYDYNNELTKRVFADGSTNIMERDSLGRLLSHTDAMGRVTRYQYSNEGQIETIVRPDGAMLHFDYDDSYRLIRKSDAEGHYDSYTYDEAGNLLTHTDPLKHTTRFEYAGNGLLLSVTDPKGSTTEYHYDHNNQPDLITDCSGYQTKLAYTPEGQLARITDALGQHTEYHYDANRNLTLALYPDGSKETFRYDAADRLTAHTDGEGHTTAYEYGQDGLPTQRTNALGHTFGYHYDQARRLIGLTNENGARYRFAYDVLDRLVAESGFDHKLTAYHYNAGNELVQQNEYGDDASVAAKLMAQYGGQPVKSTDRTPLSDGLKDKTPLRITEFQRDILGRLKHTLAHDNTGNTQETAYHYDLNGNLVRAANRHGITCFDYNAGGQLIGQHQWEVPTKEENEQNGLPETDWRDPQYDMLFLPQTQSIRYHYDFNGNRTTTVLPDGRQINYLYYGSGHLHQINLDGEVVSDIERDKLHREIQRTQGALTSRYELDPLGRLKKQIAALDSLSESGKTAIGAGYIPARMHGQTAVKRSYGYDKTGNLLHSTDQRTGTKHFEYDKLGRITQAGNERFAFDPAHNILSTNGQTVSDGLNPVTDNRLKHYNGISYYYDDLGNLIHRELPNGEVQNYFYDLHDQLVKVEIQRKDADGNWRKETWGYTYDALGRRVSKGRLKTENANEVSDRHSTDHAYLKAENSKDILDSEITFLWDGSHLLQEHNSDGSGFKFEVQLSTTEKGQYAVAYGLSCKKDCI comes from the coding sequence ATGGCCATCAACAAAATCGCCCGTAAGAGCAGCAAGTTCCGCGTGGTGTTTATGGTGCCCGATTTCTGTTGGCCGCCCCCGCCCGCTCCGCCGCAAGTGCCGCCGATTCCTTTCCCACTGTTCGCCGATTTGGGCGGCGCTAAAACCGTTGCCAAAGACGTTAAAATCAACCGCAAACCCGCCTTCGTCTTCAAAGCCAGTAAAACCAACCGCACTTACGGCGACGAAATCGCCCTGCCCGGCCGCAAAGGGGTGTTGTCGCGCACCGCCACCAAACCGGCCTGGCCGATCATGCATTCTTCTTCGGTTAAAATCCGCAAACGCTATATCGTCCGTGCCGGCGATATGTTCCACATGAACAACAAGTATAAGAAGAAACTGCCGCCCAAGCCGTGTATTTCCTGTAAGGCTGCGGCGGCAGTCGGCCGCCCGGTCAATCCGATTCACGGGTTGAAGTTTCTGGAGAACGAAACCGACTTCGCCTTCGAAGGCTTGATGCCTTTGGTGTGGAACCGCAGTTATTATTCCGACCAAGACGGCACCGGCTGGCTCGGCGAGGGCTGGAGCATACCCGGCAGCCGACGCATCATCCGCGATGCGGCGGGCTTGGCCTATATCGACGATCAGGGGCGGCTGTTCCCATTGCCGGAAGTAGATGAAGACGATGAAGAACCGGTGTTGTTCGAGAGCGAACAAATCTGGTTCAGCAAGAATTCAGACGGCCATTATGTGATTGCGTCGTTAAACGGTTCGGTGTCGTTGCGTTTCGCGCCGCTGGCGGTGTCGGAAGACGATCCGAACGGCGACAACTGTGCCGAACTGCCATTGGTGGCGGTGGAAGATGCCAACGGTAACCATCAGCGCTTTATCTACCACCCGCTCACCGGACTGCCGCAATATATTATCGACGGCAACGGACGGGTGTTCTACCTGCACTTCGGCAATGTGGCCGACGAGAACTCGCCCAAATTGCGCTTGTTGTCGGTATCGCTGCTCGATGCCCTGCCCGCTGTCGGCGCAGCCGCGCAGGTCGGCGCGGCGTTGGTGCGCTACGAATACAGCAGCAGCGGCGATTTGCTGCGCGTTATCGGTCGCGACGGTGTGGTCAAACGCAGTTTCACCTATCAAAACAACCTGATGGTGTCGCACACCGATGCGGCGGGCTTAACCGCCTATTACGAATACAGCCATTACACCCCCACCGGCAAAGTACTGCGCAACTGGACTTCGTTGGGCGAAGAATGGCGTTTCACCTATCACGACGGCTACACCGAGGTAACCGATGTCTTGGGGCGCACCGAACAATACCATTACGACTATAACAACGAGTTGACCAAACGGGTGTTCGCCGACGGCAGTACCAATATCATGGAACGCGACAGCTTGGGCCGTCTGCTCAGCCACACCGACGCAATGGGCCGCGTTACCCGTTACCAATACAGCAACGAAGGCCAAATCGAGACCATCGTCCGCCCCGACGGCGCCATGCTGCATTTCGACTACGACGACAGCTACCGCCTGATCCGCAAAAGCGATGCCGAAGGCCATTACGACAGCTACACCTACGACGAAGCCGGCAATCTGCTCACCCATACCGACCCGCTCAAACACACCACCCGCTTCGAATATGCCGGCAACGGTTTGCTGTTGAGCGTTACCGACCCCAAAGGCAGCACCACCGAATATCACTACGACCATAACAACCAGCCCGACCTGATTACCGACTGCTCCGGCTACCAAACCAAACTGGCCTACACCCCCGAAGGGCAGTTGGCGCGCATCACCGATGCCTTGGGCCAACACACCGAATACCATTACGACGCCAACCGAAACCTCACCCTCGCCCTTTATCCCGACGGCAGCAAAGAAACCTTCCGTTATGATGCTGCCGACCGCCTGACCGCCCATACCGACGGCGAAGGCCACACCACCGCATACGAATACGGCCAAGACGGTCTGCCGACACAGCGTACCAATGCGCTGGGCCACACCTTCGGCTACCACTACGACCAAGCAAGAAGGCTCATCGGCCTCACCAACGAAAACGGCGCCCGCTACCGCTTCGCCTACGACGTGCTCGACCGTTTGGTGGCCGAAAGCGGTTTCGACCATAAACTGACCGCCTACCACTACAACGCCGGTAACGAACTGGTGCAGCAAAACGAATACGGCGACGATGCCTCCGTAGCCGCCAAACTGATGGCGCAATACGGCGGCCAACCCGTTAAAAGCACAGACAGAACACCGCTTTCAGACGGCCTTAAAGATAAAACCCCGCTCAGAATCACCGAGTTCCAACGCGACATCTTAGGCCGTCTGAAACACACCCTTGCCCACGACAACACAGGCAACACTCAGGAAACCGCCTATCATTACGACCTTAACGGCAACCTCGTCCGTGCCGCCAACCGGCACGGCATTACCTGTTTCGACTACAACGCAGGAGGCCAACTTATCGGCCAGCACCAATGGGAGGTACCGACTAAAGAAGAGAACGAGCAAAACGGCCTGCCGGAAACCGACTGGCGTGACCCGCAGTACGATATGCTGTTTTTACCGCAGACCCAAAGTATCCGTTACCATTACGATTTCAACGGCAACCGCACCACCACCGTATTGCCCGACGGCCGCCAGATCAACTACCTGTATTACGGCAGCGGCCACCTGCACCAAATCAACCTCGACGGCGAAGTCGTCAGCGACATCGAACGCGATAAACTGCACCGCGAAATCCAAAGGACACAGGGTGCCTTAACCAGCCGCTACGAATTGGATCCGCTAGGCCGTCTGAAAAAACAGATTGCCGCGCTCGACAGCCTGTCTGAAAGCGGCAAAACAGCCATAGGGGCGGGTTACATACCCGCCCGCATGCACGGCCAAACCGCGGTCAAACGCAGCTACGGCTACGACAAAACCGGTAACCTGCTCCACAGCACCGACCAGCGGACGGGAACGAAACATTTCGAGTACGACAAACTGGGCAGAATTACCCAAGCGGGCAACGAACGCTTCGCCTTCGACCCCGCGCACAATATCCTGTCCACCAACGGCCAAACCGTTTCAGACGGCCTCAACCCCGTTACCGACAACCGCCTGAAACACTACAACGGCATCAGCTATTATTACGACGACCTCGGCAACCTGATTCATAGAGAACTGCCAAACGGCGAGGTGCAGAACTATTTCTACGATTTGCACGACCAACTGGTTAAAGTGGAAATCCAACGCAAAGATGCCGACGGCAATTGGCGCAAAGAAACTTGGGGTTATACCTACGACGCGTTGGGCAGAAGGGTCAGTAAAGGCCGTCTGAAAACGGAGAACGCTAACGAAGTTTCAGACAGGCATTCAACAGACCATGCCTATCTGAAAGCCGAGAACAGTAAAGATATTCTAGACAGCGAAATTACCTTCCTATGGGACGGCAGCCATCTGTTACAGGAACACAATTCAGACGGCAGCGGATTCAAATTTGAAGTGCAACTTTCCACAACAGAAAAAGGCCAGTATGCGGTAGCATACGGCCTTTCCTGCAAGAAAGATTGCATATGA
- a CDS encoding IS3 family transposase, with product MESFFGTLKTESFHEEGTLSVAELTTVINDYIHYYNHERISLNLKKLRPLQNPTPTNSRNMLHHVPAFFA from the coding sequence ATGGAAAGTTTCTTCGGCACATTGAAAACGGAAAGCTTCCATGAAGAAGGTACGCTATCGGTGGCCGAGCTGACAACGGTGATCAATGATTACATCCATTACTACAATCATGAACGTATTAGTTTAAACTTAAAAAAGCTGAGACCTTTGCAAAACCCCACGCCAACAAACAGCCGGAACATGCTTCATCATGTTCCGGCTTTTTTTGCGTAA
- a CDS encoding IS5 family transposase, producing MSSFLHTDALNHIEKHLDRFPLIKLDRILDRTPIEQYLTGRKTRYVRDNGGRPAYPLLSMFKAVLLGQWHSLSDPELEYSLITRIDFQLFCRFDDFCIPDHSTLCRFRNWLAQDNTLAELLDLINRQLTDKGLKVEKASAAIVDATIIQTAGGKQRQAIEVDDEGVVCGETTPGKDPDARWIKKDGRFHLGYKQHTRTDADGYIEKLHITPANAHECKHLLQLLADIAEGSTVYADKGYDSRENRQHLAACGLKDGIMQKAHRGCPLSQEQKIRNSRLAKVRYVVEQSFGTLHRKFRYGRAAYFGLGKVRAQSHLKAMCVNLLKAANRIGVPVAA from the coding sequence ATGAGCAGCTTTTTACACACCGACGCCCTCAACCACATCGAAAAACATCTCGACCGCTTCCCACTCATCAAACTCGACCGTATTCTTGACCGGACACCCATCGAACAATACCTCACCGGCCGCAAAACCCGCTACGTGCGCGACAACGGCGGCCGTCCCGCCTATCCCCTGTTATCCATGTTCAAAGCCGTCCTGCTCGGCCAATGGCACAGCCTCTCCGACCCTGAACTCGAATACAGCCTCATCACCCGCATCGATTTCCAACTCTTCTGCCGCTTCGACGACTTTTGCATTCCCGACCACAGCACCCTCTGCCGTTTCCGCAACTGGCTGGCGCAAGACAACACCTTGGCCGAACTACTGGATCTGATTAACCGCCAACTGACTGACAAGGGCTTAAAAGTAGAAAAAGCATCCGCCGCCATCGTTGACGCCACCATTATTCAGACGGCCGGCGGCAAACAGCGTCAGGCCATCGAAGTGGATGACGAAGGCGTTGTCTGTGGCGAAACCACCCCCGGCAAAGACCCGGATGCCAGGTGGATCAAAAAAGACGGCCGCTTCCATCTGGGCTACAAACAACACACCCGCACCGATGCGGACGGCTATATCGAGAAACTGCACATCACCCCGGCCAATGCTCATGAGTGCAAACACCTGCTGCAATTACTGGCGGACATCGCAGAAGGCAGCACCGTCTATGCGGATAAAGGCTACGACAGCCGGGAGAACCGACAACATTTGGCAGCGTGCGGCTTGAAAGACGGCATCATGCAAAAAGCACACCGTGGCTGCCCATTAAGCCAAGAGCAGAAAATCCGCAACAGCCGGCTGGCGAAAGTGCGCTATGTGGTGGAACAAAGCTTTGGTACGTTGCACCGCAAATTCCGCTATGGCCGGGCAGCCTATTTTGGGTTGGGCAAAGTGAGAGCGCAAAGCCACCTGAAGGCGATGTGTGTGAACCTGTTGAAGGCGGCCAACAGGATAGGTGTGCCTGTTGCTGCCTGA